The window ATACCTGCATTTGATCCTTTTTGTACCtagatcttaaaaaaaagactatttgtATGGTTTTCTCGCAGTCACCGCAAGTGTTCGTGATTTAAATTTGTGATTCTTTTATTGAAGCATTCTTCGATTGGCCCACTACCCCAGCAGCTAGTAGTGCAGTGGCAGTGGCATTTTAGGCACTTGAATGCTTCCATTCACATGATGAATGGATCACTTTAAGGATACTGGTACTGGTATCTTCTTTTAAACAATACCCAGCACTAGTGTGTACCaagtaagtctttttttttttgtagatgcTCAGACGCTTGATGCCACAGCGCGACTGACCAACATCCAGTTCACTGCTGATCTGCAGAACACCAGCAGCCAGGCCTACACAATCCTCACTGAGAGTATTAAAGAGGAGGTAGGTGTGTTACGAGGATTATCCAGTGACAGAATGTACTCTTTGAATAGAATTCCACACACTGTTAACATGTCCATTTTAATGAACTATTAAAGGTGAATCAATAAGTTGTATTGTTTCATCATTCTGACTTTGGAGCTGTTTCCTTTGTCACCAACAGATCTACCAGTCTCTGTCTCCAGAGATGAAGGCCATGGTGAATTCAGGCCAGGTGAGAATCGAGATCAGAAGTTTTTCCCCGGGAAGTGTGGTGGTCAACTTCACCATCATCTTTGCCCCCAGTCAAAGCCAAGACATCAGTAATGTGTCGACAGCTCTGCTGCATTCCCTGATTAACAGCACCATATACACTGTGGATGAAAACAACACCAGCACAAATGGTAGGccccttctcttctctaaaAATGTGTTCTATGAAACCAGGGCTGGTAACTATAAAACTAGAAAATGCTTTGATGGATAGTCTTAATATGCTAAGAGTAACTTTCAGCAAAGtgtgattttacacatcaagaTTAGTTACTCCAGGTTAGTACTactctagtctcgctttgccagaccctcctccaaagcatgctggaggagagtctggctactccgcaTAGCAATtgggggatgggaggaaaatgtgctctggtttattggaatttctttaaaccaatcacaatcgtgtaGGGCGGTGCTAAGCATCGGAGAAAAGCCGGCAAACAGCAATCAAGAGATTTGAAAAATTCAAAGtgtcagacaaaataaaatgtaattaatctCTGGTTATCATGTAGAAAAAAATCTGCAAGCCAGGAACCTACAGTACAAAGAACAACATAAAGCATGACTTACTggggcaacctctagctcaccctgtggagtgtgcaccccatgtaggccgggtccttggcagtggctaggagtctggctatcaccagaccaagctcaatcttttaagattgaacattagtctggggagtctgctctgtattttctactgcacaagaggtgtGATCAAGGGgtatagttcaaatgactctgtacgcaattggatagtccttcaaccaatcagaccaacgattcgggtgacgtagcagcgacagcggcatcaacggatTGCTGTGCTTCGGTGGTCGCATGGTGGccgctatgttgaatgtaaacaagaagctgctcggTCGCTCCTCTAtcatcatcgtgttaaacccgccaatagcgcgccaggtggataagccagtttgtgattggtccccgcaaaattgtaacggaagcaggatagataaacgtacaggtttccagcctgagctgcagggtgaaatcaaatcgccggcagatcgggctgggtttacccagtctaatcCTTCTGCACTATCttataaaaagcaaaaaaaagccTGATTTACTGAGCCAaacatgttgcttttttttaatttattttttttagattttgatGAATGTGCTTCAGGGGAAAATGACTGTTCCCAGTGGGCAACATGTACAAACATCTGGGGCTCCTACACGTGTGTTTGCCTGGAGCGATATATAGACAACAACATAGGAAGGCCTGGACGAGACTGTCAAGGTACGGTATCACAGTTGTTCAGTGGGAAACACACTAAATAATGACGcaatatttttgcattttgtgacCAGAGTGTTTGTCTTGTGCAGAAATTGTGTCAACCTCTACTGCCTCAACAACCACCACTACTCTTCCTACAACTTATTCTACTGCCCCAACTCCCACCACTACTGCCCAAACAACCACCACTAGTCTTCCTGCAACGTCTTCTACTGCCCCAACCCCTACTGCCATTACAACCACCACTGCTACTTCTACAACTTCTTCTACTGCCCCAACAACCACCAATACTGTCCCTACAACCACCACTGCTACTTCTACAACTTCTTCTAATGCCTCAATCCCTACTACCTTTACAACCACCACTGCTACTTCTACAACTTCTTCTACTGCCCCAACAACCACCAATACTGTCCCTACAACCACCACTGCTACTTCTACAACTTCTTCTAATGCCTCAATCCCTACTACCTTTACAACCACCACTGCTACTTCTACAACTTCTTCTACTGCCCCAACAACCACCACTGCTACTCCTTTAACTTCTTCTACTGCCCCAACAACTACTGCCCCTACAACCACCACTACTAGTTCTACACCTTCTTCTACTGCCCCAACAAATTCTGCCCCAACAACCACCACTACTGCAATGATATCCATGACTACTACCCCTACAACCACCGCTACCGTCCCCACTACCAACATTACAGCTCCTGCAACTACCGCTACTGCCCTGAGAACTGCCACCGATGCCATCTCTGTACAGTGCAGGGTTGCTGCCATCACTGTGACAATTGCCAGGGATTTTCTTCTGAGTAACAAGATCAGGGTAGACACCCTATACTTGGGGTTGCCGGAATGTGGCGTCAATGGAGGCAATGCTACCCATGCCCAGCTGACCGTGGCCTGGGATGAGTGCCTCACTAGGGTTGTGCAAGTGAGTTGTGATTTGCATTTTCCTATGCTCCAACATGTTTGGTAGACTCAATGCTTGCCAGTATTTTGTCTGTAAAACTGAAGTGCATTAACTTAAAATAACCCAAACTGCTTGTGACATCTGGTATTTTAGAATGAAACCTACTGCACAGCATCTGTAACTTTGTTCAACACCATGGAAATGTACACATGGTCACCCAATGGGACAGGGGAGGTACCCAGAATACGGTTGGAAGTTCCCATCATGTGTACCTACATGAAGAACATGCTTGTCTCTGTTGACTCCGGCTCCATGGGGTAAGCTTCACTTGCTGTCATTATTACTCAGCATGCTTcagcatttttcaaaacagccTCAGAACAGCTGAAGCAGTTggcgcttatttgctttttttgccGAGTTACATGAGAAGATTAATAAAACTATTTACGTTTGTCAGTAAATATGTAAATGGAGCCAGCCaatgcttagcttagcttagcataaagactgggaaCAGGGAAAGACAGTTAGCCTGGCTCGGTCGAAGGTAACAAATTGTGcctatcagcacctctaaagctcactacaGTAGCTCATCAGTGACATCCCagagtctctgctggttgcctggcaactggtCCCAGCCAAGAAATGGGCTGGCACATATGGCACATTCATGTGCTCCTCAGATGGTCCGAGTTTCCGAGATCGGAAGTCGTTCTTCCAACTTCGGTGTGTTCACGTGCTCTCAAGTCGGAAAGTCTGAATGTTGACTGTAACCATAACAACAAACATGGATGCTACGAAGAAGATGTGTGGACTATTACTACTCATAGAGTTTAaactcaatgttttttttttttgttgaaaatatgtttattgcaGATCAACATTGGGTACAGACTGCACTTGTTCATACAAGCAACattgtttttccattttcttattcATACAATAACATCAATAAGCAGCAACCAAGAACGCACAATTGGAATTATTTGGCGGATTCTGAATACATTATGGTGAGGCACCGTAGCGAATATCAAGACCaatagtatatataatataataatagtaaGAGACCAAAAAGCAAACCAGGAgtcaaaagagagaagaaattCCCTATGAAACCACTACTGTTACATTATCAATAGATGTGACCCCCTCGTCACACAGCTTCTTCCCTCAGACCACTTAAGTGTTTCAAAACCGGTCCCCATGCCCTATCAAACACACTCTTCCTCCCTGCATTCGTGAATCTGAGCTTCTCCAGATGGAGGACTTCGCCCAGCTCTCTTAACCACATCTCAAATGAAGGCACAGCATCGGACTTCCATAATCGCAATATACGTTTTTTTAGCCACTTCAGTACCCAGATACGCTGGCCATTTGTCCCTGCGGGGCAGAGTTCAAAGCAGTGTCATTTGTAGACCCCAGAATGGCCACAAAGGGCTTGGGTTTCTATTGCTTGTTAAAAGCTTTTGAGTAGAAATCAAATACAGAAGACCAGAATGAGTGGAGGTTAAGGCACGTCCAAAATTGGTGTGTGAGGGTGCCCTCTTGGTTTTTACACTTATTACATAATGCTGATACAATGTGCTACACTGACTTCAACAGGTGTTCATGTGCATTTTCCAACTCGGAAACTTGTTTTTCCGATGTGTCCAACATAACATGAATGCAGCAACAAcagattaaattattttttaatgatcTAGGTGCTGGtaggctttttattttatttacctttCTGTAGTCTTGTTCCTGAtgtatttatggcttttttcTCACCCATCTCCAGGTATGATATGGTCAAAGATGTTATCACGGGCTTGGGGTCATTCCAGGTGACAGTGCAGCTAATGAATGGTACAGTGCCTCTACCCCACAACGCCAGCTTGTCCTCTGAGGCGGATGTGGTGTTGGAGGTCAGCATCACACCCTCCTCAGAGCAGATTAAAGTAATCATCAACAGATGCTGGGGCACTCCCACCCAAAACCCTGCAGACCCCGACAGCCACACCTTCCTGGCAAACAGGTCTGCTTCTACCTACAGCACTATCACTATTTCTATTAGTATTTCAGCTAGCTACTATAACTATTACATagactctttaaaaaaaagtcttcttcTTTAAAAACTTCTTTAAAAGGTAGAGAAGAAAAGATTTGATCCGTTATCTCGAGATCatgatttaattattttgttatgtcagaaaaacaaaatgtggttTCTGGAGACGCCAACTGTAGCAGGAACTACCACAGAGACGATTTGTACATTGCCTGGTGTTTATATATCTGCGGCCAGATTTTGTCACCACAATAGTGTCACAACCGCACAAGATGCGTCAcgaaactttacaggtgtgtagttgagatcaaaatTCAGGCCGAGTTTGAGTGTGGTCTGAGCAACAGCCTTGGCCCCCCCCACTTCACGCCTCTAGCCCGATATGGTGTTGCGGCTGGTGTGATCCCATCACAACATGAGGCGTAAAGTGGGGGGAACCTCCTACTTCCAGCCCCCTTGCTTGGACCAccccattttgtttttatttttttaagataattttttgggcattttaggcctttatttgacaggacacatgaatacatgaaaggggagagcgagagagagagacatgcagcaaagggccacaggtcagagtcgaaccccgcaccgctgcgtcgaggactaaaCCTCTATATTGTGctcccgctctaccaactgagctatctgggcgccacTACACCTATTTTTAAACTTGGCTATATTTGATCACAACACACATCTGTAAGGTTTTGTGACTGTATATTGCACAGATGTTGGGCCAGgagcataatgtgtgtgtgtgtgtgtgtgtgtgtgtgtgtgtgtgtgtgtgtttaggtggGTTAAGCTTCATATTGAAAGTGGTATTCTCATCAAACTGTCTGCAAGAAagtttatttcccaaaatgttgaactattccttttttaaaggaaaaacacatttcaatgtTGAATTAATTTCTTCCTTATACACTATTGTAATTTACAGGAGACACATTGAACCAGCTTGTCCAGCTTGAAATGTGAAGATGATGTGGTCACTGAAACTCTGCACCCATGATGATAGGGAGACAAATGTCTGATTTCCGCAAATTCAAATTAAACTCAGTTCAGTGCAATATCTCAAACAAACTATGAAAATAGTGAGAACAATGAATCGACAGTCAAGGCTGACATTCATGGCTGATTCCGAACAGTGCCACCTGATGGTATCATCGATTCAAGTCACAGCAGCTTAgtcaataaaaaatataaaaaaaaaaacaaaaaaacaattgctGCAGTTccttgtctctgtctccacaGCTGTTCCCTGAACACATACACCAAAGTGTTGATGAACGGGAACTCCAGCACATCACGTGTGTCCGTACAGATATTCCGCATAGTCAACCTAAATGTGATCTATCTGCACTGCCAGGTCCAGATCTGTGTGCCGATTAAAGCTCATACCTGTGTGCCTGTGAGTATATCCTATAAAAACagcttctacacacacacacacacactctgactgaagcATTTAGTTGTTTGAATGTTGACGAAGAGATTTGAATTTCCGCCTTTGTCATCTGTGATTGTGTTTTCTTGCAGGACTGTCTACAAAGAACGGCTCGCTCTTCAAACATATTTGGAAGCGCTTTGGGTTCCTCTGGGCCTCTGCTGAGGTCAGGTGAAGGTGAGTACTTTTACACAGCATGACAATATCTACCCTTCAATCCTCTGGGATATGTGGTTctgttagaaaaaaaatatgttacagCTGCCTGCCTctgctgtttttaaatcaaGTCAAAAATGGGATTACATTCCAGCTGAAGTAACAAAGACACTTGAGCTTCTACTCTGCTACTTCTAAGCGGACCAGTTTTGAAAGTAGAGCAGCTATCAAGGTCTTCAGCATCCATTATAAACTTGAGTGTCTcttcatttttaaatttgaatagGCCATCTAGCTGTTGAATTATGGCAGTAGCGCTGCTGTCTCTATCATCAGTCCGGTGGAGAGGCGAGTTCAAGTAGCTTGatggaaaacacacatttcaaaagcCCTGATGTTTATTTGAGCTTTCTTCATTTGAAGGGAATTATTGGTTTTCATGATGGACTCATGAGTTGCATTAAATCTTACAGCTTTTTGGAAGTGTGCTGAACATATAAGAGCAAGTCACAGTATTTCAGATAATATATTATGTAGTTTAACTAACAGATATCAACATGAAACCTCCTCAGTGgattacttaaaggtgctctaagcgatgccACGCGTTTTTTAAGGCTacgacattttttgtcacatagagcaaacatctcctcactatccgcgagctgcctgtcccctgaacacaccgtaaaaaaaacgcggtctctgtagacagcccaggctccacaaacgccaacaaaaacaaactgggccaacctgcaccaccaaacataaacagtgttccagtcaataaccgacaagaaggagttgggggtgggggttgggggcatggatgtattaagagtgcggttggggggttagtgcgcagaAGGGAGTGGGAGGGGACGAGATGAGGAgcagggaggggcgagctagcctcgttttgtttgacaatacttcgaacgtcaacaagaagtgacgtcacccaacatcgcttagagcaccttttaagacGATCGTTTTTAGTTTTCTGAAATTGTatgtttaaatattcaaattatgCATTATCTTGTAAAATATGTGCTAACTTGCATACATTTCCAGATCAGAAttcttgtttagttttgttgaaatattaggGTCAAAGGTTTTCACAAAGGGAATTTTGATATCTCCTTTTAtcactcaacaacaacaaacaacaacaaaaaaagatttcCGCCATGTTTTTAGGtataaaatgttacataaatCAGACTATAAATGATATATGAACAAACCCCTCTGTAAAAAACCTTCATGTATGTAAGGGCTACTGAAGGGGAGATTTCTGACTCAGAGAATGAAAAACGGCCTTTAAAGATTTGGATTGTAAATTTCCATACATTTTGcaagacactacaggtgaaattctgatgtttaaatatgcaaatgaggcattatctaatgctaacttttggtgaattaaggagaaatctacaggcgcaaatagacaaagtgtagtaaaataaacacctaaatgtgtattttggatctCTTTTTGTCcactagtctgaaagaagacatttaaGCAAAATAGCCCCAAAACACGTTTTTACCTGTAGTGTCCCCCCCCTTAAAGTAGTGATTTCCTTTTTTGATGAATTCCTTTTCTCTGTATGTGTACTGGTTTTTAATGCTACGACACACATTCTTGCAGAGGCCTCGGAGGATCAATATACCACTCTTAACATAGTTGGACTCTCCTGCCTGGGAGTTGGCCTGACGCTCTTCTTCATCATTGGTTTCATCTGCCTTTTCTTCTACCAGAGGAACCGCATTGGACACTACAACTTCAGCGCCAAACCCAAGAAGGAGAACTTCTCCTACCTTGTCTTTAACACCTAGGGGTGCAGCAGCACCCACAACTAAAGTCACAGAATTGGAAAAATTGGATAAATTCTTGTAGCAGCAGGCACATTTGGTCGGCTATTACGCTGCCGCTGCCACTGAGCGGCACTGTTGCACCATTCACATATTATTTCTCACCAAACATAGATCAACAATAAATAAAGTAcagattatttatatttatatgaaACACCCCCCAACACATATTTAACCCTTGCgttgtcaaatttgacccgtttttaaagtttttaatatcagaaatatgggtttctttgaaccaaattgcccaatATTAACATGGATGTacattgtatggaacccatacaacatttaaacaaaaataatgattatttttgggtgttttattcaatttaatagcattt is drawn from Sander vitreus isolate 19-12246 chromosome 13, sanVit1, whole genome shotgun sequence and contains these coding sequences:
- the umodl1 gene encoding uromodulin-like 1 codes for the protein MSWMLSIWVATALLALCGGQHAVHEGNSLSASGYHLCIHNETRNVSFLVMHTVPYTVTKPCGGWLLWKTCTVTLYRMTYLTEYKTMMEQVTGCCTGYVQVGHYCALPVSRSVEFTAKPGSCPSAHGLYPRSEDCEWDMDCPGWQKCCQRSGRSLCSDPASSKNYSENGGCRFNATVTVKTDYDELMSNDRGHVDHTRLLQAMVTGALQSDVSVYYLSSQPVHPYRTATSLLIDCNVTLSLYNVTSKLHHLLKHILEVSSVTVEDVDECEQSALRQCSPQAHCNNTVGSYHCACHQGYIDVDPNNPGAHCTADVRMATTSEPPLTYLPPMNTSYTTAFNSTQDPLGNRTMGVFNSTETSVTTALINTSPVPYNSSDAPQWTGAAPHSSRSATVESPLPTTTCSPPSITSVWSANVTGTSFCVYWSSQFQTNQTYQVVLSKRSEVIHSWETNQTMMELRGLQPGVLYNVTVTQACGSQGVALRITVKTDAQTLDATARLTNIQFTADLQNTSSQAYTILTESIKEEIYQSLSPEMKAMVNSGQVRIEIRSFSPGSVVVNFTIIFAPSQSQDISNVSTALLHSLINSTIYTVDENNTSTNDFDECASGENDCSQWATCTNIWGSYTCVCLERYIDNNIGRPGRDCQEIVSTSTASTTTTTLPTTYSTAPTPTTTAQTTTTSLPATSSTAPTPTAITTTTATSTTSSTAPTTTNTVPTTTTATSTTSSNASIPTTFTTTTATSTTSSTAPTTTNTVPTTTTATSTTSSNASIPTTFTTTTATSTTSSTAPTTTTATPLTSSTAPTTTAPTTTTTSSTPSSTAPTNSAPTTTTTAMISMTTTPTTTATVPTTNITAPATTATALRTATDAISVQCRVAAITVTIARDFLLSNKIRVDTLYLGLPECGVNGGNATHAQLTVAWDECLTRVVQNETYCTASVTLFNTMEMYTWSPNGTGEVPRIRLEVPIMCTYMKNMLVSVDSGSMGYDMVKDVITGLGSFQVTVQLMNGTVPLPHNASLSSEADVVLEVSITPSSEQIKVIINRCWGTPTQNPADPDSHTFLANSCSLNTYTKVLMNGNSSTSRVSVQIFRIVNLNVIYLHCQVQICVPIKAHTCVPDCLQRTARSSNIFGSALGSSGPLLRSGEEASEDQYTTLNIVGLSCLGVGLTLFFIIGFICLFFYQRNRIGHYNFSAKPKKENFSYLVFNT